Proteins from a genomic interval of Paenibacillus sp. RC334:
- a CDS encoding UDP-glucose/GDP-mannose dehydrogenase family protein: MKLAVIGTGYVGLVSGVCFAHKGNEVICVDLEQHKIDMLNRAESPIYEPGIEELIALNLEAGRLEFTSDLADAVRRSDIVILAVGTPSLANGEANLSYIEQAAADVGKAMNGYKIIMTKSTVPVGTNEKIKDVLARHTSLSFDIVSAPEFLREGSAINDTLHPDRIIIGLDNTGLRETMVSLHQVFTDKIYVTDIRSAEMIKYASNAFLATKISFINEIANICEKVGADVTCVADGMGMDKRIGSSFLQAGIGYGGSCFPKDTNALIQIAGNVDYEFKLLKSVVEVNTDQRFMIVSKLRESLGQLHGVPIGIWGLAFKPNTDDIREAPALEIVETLVQAGAIVKLYDPIAMEKFKERVDHPNIVWCSSPQQAAEGSDAVCLLTDWEEFKNVNLLQLSSILHKPVLIDGRNVFTEEQIQGSGLEYYSVGRPRMSGWNRDKVEA; encoded by the coding sequence ATGAAGCTGGCTGTAATCGGTACTGGATACGTTGGACTCGTCTCGGGCGTGTGTTTTGCACATAAAGGTAATGAGGTGATTTGTGTCGATCTGGAGCAGCACAAAATCGATATGCTGAACCGGGCGGAATCTCCTATTTATGAACCTGGCATTGAGGAATTGATCGCGTTAAATCTGGAAGCGGGTCGTTTGGAGTTTACTTCGGATTTGGCCGACGCGGTTCGCCGCTCGGATATCGTTATTTTGGCGGTAGGTACGCCGTCTCTGGCTAACGGTGAAGCTAATCTGTCCTACATTGAGCAGGCTGCTGCTGATGTCGGGAAGGCCATGAACGGGTATAAAATTATAATGACCAAGAGCACGGTGCCTGTCGGAACGAACGAAAAGATCAAGGACGTGCTGGCCCGTCATACGAGTTTGTCCTTCGATATTGTATCCGCTCCGGAATTTCTGAGAGAAGGCTCTGCTATCAATGATACACTCCATCCAGATCGCATCATTATCGGTTTGGACAACACGGGGCTGCGTGAAACGATGGTTTCGCTGCATCAGGTGTTCACGGATAAAATTTATGTAACGGATATCCGCAGTGCAGAGATGATCAAATACGCGTCCAACGCATTTCTGGCGACCAAAATCTCGTTTATCAACGAAATCGCCAATATTTGCGAAAAGGTAGGCGCGGATGTTACCTGTGTGGCTGACGGTATGGGGATGGACAAACGAATCGGGTCCTCTTTCCTGCAAGCTGGGATCGGGTACGGTGGTTCTTGCTTCCCGAAAGACACGAATGCGCTCATCCAAATTGCGGGTAATGTGGATTATGAATTTAAGCTGTTAAAATCGGTGGTCGAGGTTAACACTGACCAGCGTTTCATGATCGTATCCAAGCTGCGTGAATCGCTGGGTCAGCTGCACGGCGTGCCGATTGGCATTTGGGGCTTGGCCTTCAAGCCGAATACAGACGATATCCGCGAGGCTCCGGCACTGGAAATCGTTGAAACGCTGGTTCAGGCAGGTGCTATTGTGAAGCTGTATGATCCGATTGCAATGGAAAAATTCAAGGAGCGCGTGGATCATCCGAATATTGTATGGTGCTCCTCCCCGCAGCAAGCTGCCGAGGGAAGCGACGCGGTCTGCCTGCTGACCGATTGGGAAGAGTTCAAAAACGTCAATCTCTTACAATTGTCTTCCATTCTGCACAAGCCAGTCCTGATTGACGGTCGTAACGTATTTACGGAGGAGCAGATTCAAGGCTCGGGGCTGGAATACTATTCCGTGGGTCGTCCGCGGATGAGTGGGTGGAATCGGGATAAGGTGGAAGCTTAA
- a CDS encoding sugar phosphate nucleotidyltransferase, whose product MKLVLLSGGSGKRLWPLSNDSRSKQFLKVLESPEGNSESMVQRVWRQLGDNGLSESSFIATGRAQVEMIQSQVGQDTRIIVEPERRDTFPAIALTATYLYSIVGVSPDEIVAILPVDPYVEDAFFATVAQLEHTLQESEGKLALIGVVPSYPSEKYGYIIPKNDATQGSTGYRKVSHFQEKPDREQAERLMERNALWNCGVFAFKLGYLLDILASKGLPLNYEEMQKQYSSLEKISFDYEVVEKEKDIVVLPYDGFWKDLGTWNTLTEEMSHQQVGRGVVTEDCVNTSLINELDIPVAIIGTNDLIVAASPDGILVTNKAESPRIKEVLKAHNQRPMYEERRWGHYRVVDYVKYDEGNEVLTKRIRVLQGKNISYQLHFKRSEIWTIISGEAEIILNEKLHKVKAGDVVRIPEGTKHSILAVTDVELIEVQTGSELIEEDIVRFCMDWDEISRHQFIS is encoded by the coding sequence ATGAAGCTCGTACTTTTGTCTGGTGGTTCCGGTAAGAGATTATGGCCTTTGTCCAACGATTCCCGTTCCAAACAATTTTTGAAGGTGCTGGAGAGTCCGGAGGGTAATTCGGAATCTATGGTGCAGCGGGTGTGGAGACAACTGGGGGATAACGGCTTGTCCGAATCCTCGTTTATTGCAACAGGGAGAGCGCAGGTTGAAATGATTCAGAGTCAGGTTGGGCAGGATACGCGCATCATTGTTGAGCCGGAACGAAGAGATACTTTTCCCGCGATTGCGTTAACAGCCACTTATCTATATTCCATCGTGGGTGTTTCGCCCGATGAAATCGTTGCTATATTGCCGGTAGATCCCTATGTAGAGGATGCTTTCTTTGCTACAGTTGCCCAGTTGGAACATACTCTTCAGGAGAGTGAAGGCAAGCTTGCGTTAATCGGGGTTGTCCCTTCCTATCCTTCTGAGAAATATGGTTACATTATACCTAAAAATGATGCCACACAAGGTAGCACAGGCTACCGCAAAGTGAGCCATTTTCAAGAGAAACCCGACCGGGAGCAGGCGGAGCGTCTGATGGAACGCAATGCTCTATGGAACTGCGGGGTTTTTGCATTCAAATTGGGTTACTTGCTCGATATCTTGGCATCCAAAGGATTGCCGTTGAACTATGAAGAAATGCAAAAGCAATATTCTTCTCTGGAAAAAATCAGCTTTGACTATGAGGTAGTCGAGAAGGAGAAGGATATCGTTGTTCTTCCATATGATGGATTCTGGAAGGATTTAGGTACCTGGAACACCTTAACGGAAGAAATGTCCCATCAGCAAGTGGGCAGAGGCGTAGTAACGGAGGATTGCGTCAATACGAGCCTTATCAACGAACTGGATATCCCCGTGGCGATCATCGGAACGAATGATCTGATCGTAGCTGCCAGCCCGGATGGCATCCTTGTGACCAATAAGGCGGAAAGTCCGCGCATCAAGGAAGTGCTCAAGGCTCATAATCAGCGTCCAATGTACGAAGAGCGCCGTTGGGGTCATTATCGGGTAGTGGATTATGTGAAGTATGACGAGGGCAACGAGGTATTGACCAAGCGAATCCGTGTGCTGCAAGGCAAAAATATCAGCTACCAACTTCATTTCAAACGGAGTGAAATTTGGACCATTATTAGCGGTGAAGCGGAAATTATTTTGAATGAAAAGCTGCATAAGGTGAAGGCTGGTGATGTGGTTCGCATTCCAGAAGGGACGAAGCATAGCATTTTAGCCGTGACCGATGTGGAATTGATCGAGGTACAGACAGGTTCTGAGTTGATCGAAGAGGATATTGTCCGTTTTTGCATGGACTGGGATGAAATTTCCCGTCACCAGTTTATTTCATAA
- a CDS encoding glycosyl hydrolase — MAAWLPKGRARVSPYFTPVYRLIRSVLPVVMLFSLLPAGFGESLSVANAATLQPVNSDASAEARELYNYLISISGKKMVTGQHDYLESPDELSNKVQKISKAYAGVHGYEMGAISGQSAATEAAQRKNVIDSAIRWSRAGGMVTMTYHEPLPGKPLTWANVQAKVSQAEFNKYVTPGTTQYNLLIADLDKVAVSLKQLRDAGVPVLWRPYHEMNGDWFWWGNKNNFNQLWNIMYDRFVNTHQLNNLLWVWSPNAPNSYTVPYTPKYPGDDKVDILAVDIYNHDFKQSHYEGLLGLARNKPIAIGEHGEVPSPEVMQAQPKWVYSMTWGKMLTENNTTDQIQDYMNDSTSLTRDDVKKGLAAMKEPETELPTVPDTGPNDPTPAPPVVSKPAPPSVPDMVYVNGLRGEYFNSMDLDGTAVLVRTDSKLDYNWRAASPDPEVKADQFSVRWTGKIKPQYSETYTLTTISDDGIRVWVDGKLVIDSWFKQSWTERKDSITLQAGKMADLKVEYYDEKGDAMARLMWESQHEAKAVIPGNALFLP; from the coding sequence ATGGCAGCCTGGCTACCGAAAGGAAGAGCGAGAGTGAGCCCCTATTTTACCCCTGTGTATCGATTGATACGCAGTGTACTCCCCGTTGTTATGCTTTTTTCCTTGTTGCCCGCCGGTTTTGGTGAATCTCTGTCCGTGGCGAATGCTGCCACATTACAGCCTGTTAATTCGGACGCTTCTGCTGAGGCCCGTGAACTATACAACTATTTGATCAGCATCTCGGGAAAAAAGATGGTCACAGGTCAACATGATTATTTGGAAAGTCCGGATGAATTAAGCAACAAGGTCCAGAAAATCAGTAAGGCGTATGCTGGTGTACATGGCTACGAGATGGGAGCCATCTCCGGCCAGTCCGCCGCTACGGAGGCAGCACAACGTAAAAATGTCATCGATAGCGCCATACGTTGGAGTAGAGCTGGCGGAATGGTTACGATGACTTATCATGAACCGCTGCCGGGTAAACCACTGACTTGGGCCAATGTGCAGGCGAAAGTAAGCCAGGCGGAGTTCAATAAATACGTGACGCCGGGTACTACGCAGTATAATCTTCTCATTGCCGATCTGGATAAGGTCGCTGTATCGTTAAAGCAGCTTCGTGATGCAGGCGTTCCAGTATTATGGAGACCTTACCACGAAATGAACGGCGACTGGTTCTGGTGGGGAAACAAAAACAATTTCAATCAGCTCTGGAATATCATGTATGACCGTTTTGTAAACACGCATCAACTAAACAATCTGCTGTGGGTATGGAGTCCGAACGCGCCTAATTCGTACACTGTTCCATATACCCCGAAATATCCGGGGGATGACAAAGTGGATATTTTGGCTGTAGACATTTACAACCATGATTTTAAGCAAAGCCATTACGAAGGACTGCTCGGACTGGCACGGAATAAGCCGATTGCCATTGGGGAACACGGTGAGGTGCCCAGTCCCGAGGTGATGCAGGCTCAGCCAAAATGGGTGTATTCCATGACCTGGGGCAAGATGCTGACCGAAAATAACACGACGGATCAGATTCAGGATTATATGAATGATTCGACAAGCTTGACGCGGGATGATGTGAAAAAAGGGTTAGCTGCGATGAAAGAACCTGAGACGGAGCTACCGACCGTACCGGACACGGGGCCAAACGATCCAACTCCGGCTCCGCCAGTGGTAAGTAAACCAGCCCCGCCTTCCGTTCCGGATATGGTCTACGTGAACGGGCTGCGGGGTGAATATTTTAACAGCATGGATCTGGACGGCACCGCTGTTTTGGTTCGTACAGACAGTAAGCTGGATTATAACTGGCGTGCGGCCTCGCCTGATCCCGAGGTGAAGGCTGATCAGTTCTCGGTCCGCTGGACGGGCAAAATCAAGCCGCAATATAGTGAGACCTATACGCTTACCACGATATCCGATGATGGCATTCGTGTATGGGTAGACGGCAAGCTGGTTATTGATAGCTGGTTCAAACAAAGCTGGACAGAACGCAAGGACAGCATTACCTTGCAAGCAGGCAAAATGGCAGATTTGAAAGTTGAATATTATGATGAAAAAGGCGACGCAATGGCACGTCTGATGTGGGAAAGTCAGCATGAAGCGAAAGCGGTAATTCCCGGCAACGCTTTGTTTCTTCCTTGA
- a CDS encoding helix-turn-helix transcriptional regulator translates to MNYGTRIAELREYKGLKQEELAQSLGITRAALSHYEKNRRKPDFEILTKLADIFGVSIDYLVGRTSHPAAILDSAVREFVDQLELSDEDILQRFNLTIDGRTLSEEEAKRFIAFVRMERMME, encoded by the coding sequence ATGAATTATGGCACCCGCATCGCTGAATTACGGGAATATAAGGGATTAAAACAAGAGGAACTAGCACAATCCCTCGGAATTACGCGGGCGGCTCTTTCTCACTATGAAAAAAACCGGCGCAAGCCAGATTTTGAGATACTGACCAAGCTTGCAGACATTTTCGGGGTATCCATTGATTACTTGGTAGGACGCACTAGCCATCCGGCAGCAATTTTGGATTCAGCTGTGAGGGAATTTGTGGACCAGTTGGAGCTGTCCGATGAAGATATCCTGCAACGTTTTAATTTGACCATTGATGGACGAACTTTGTCTGAGGAAGAAGCCAAGCGTTTTATCGCGTTTGTCCGCATGGAACGAATGATGGAATAA
- a CDS encoding Wzz/FepE/Etk N-terminal domain-containing protein has translation MQLKEYIRMIQKRIWLISGIVLLVCAVVGVKNVYFTPQIYEATAKLIINQTPRPDRAGVVDYSVVQTNIALTNSYKQIMMSSAIMDQVVASFPDLKVTPSALTQKLRVNTAGDSQVMDLTIRDLSYTKAVKTVNAVAKVFKRQIPSIMKMDNVTILSEASLTEPAVPVNSNPAIQMLIAFSASLLLGIGLAFLLEVLDDTFKNEEDVEKELGLPTLSLITKMKKEDKRSDGSATTPKQVGEGQYAAINQ, from the coding sequence GTGCAGCTGAAAGAGTACATTCGTATGATCCAAAAAAGAATATGGTTGATTAGCGGTATCGTATTGTTGGTATGTGCTGTGGTGGGTGTGAAAAATGTATATTTTACCCCTCAGATTTATGAAGCGACAGCGAAGCTTATTATCAACCAGACGCCAAGGCCGGATCGTGCGGGTGTCGTCGATTACAGTGTCGTTCAAACGAATATAGCCTTAACGAACTCCTATAAGCAAATTATGATGTCCTCGGCAATTATGGACCAGGTGGTCGCCAGCTTCCCCGATCTCAAGGTCACTCCGTCAGCTCTGACGCAAAAACTAAGAGTAAATACCGCAGGTGATTCACAGGTCATGGATTTAACAATCCGTGATTTATCGTATACGAAGGCTGTCAAAACCGTAAATGCGGTAGCCAAAGTATTCAAACGACAAATTCCCTCTATCATGAAAATGGACAACGTCACGATTCTAAGCGAAGCCAGTCTGACTGAACCGGCTGTTCCTGTGAACAGTAATCCCGCTATACAGATGCTTATTGCTTTTTCCGCCTCCTTGTTGCTGGGTATAGGCTTGGCGTTTTTGCTGGAAGTGCTGGACGATACCTTTAAAAATGAAGAGGATGTTGAAAAAGAACTCGGCCTGCCTACCCTGTCCCTGATTACGAAAATGAAAAAAGAAGACAAACGCTCCGACGGTTCAGCTACAACTCCCAAACAGGTAGGTGAAGGACAATATGCCGCGATTAATCAATAA
- a CDS encoding CpsD/CapB family tyrosine-protein kinase, producing the protein MPRLINNQLVTSLHAQSPVSEEYRMLRTNIQFSSVDEPIEVMMVASAQAGEGRTVTISNLAVTYAQEGKKVLVMDMDLRRSSLHHMFGLRNHTGLTRVLANQQPWQEVVQETGIDHLYTITAGPTPPNPSEMLSSRRMNALMSELKEHYDVILMDTPPLLSFPDGLIISAMCDGVILVVQAGKVKKDLVKKAKANLERVKARILGVVLNNVKRSDTRAERGMEERNLT; encoded by the coding sequence ATGCCGCGATTAATCAATAACCAGCTCGTCACATCCCTGCATGCCCAATCTCCTGTTTCGGAGGAGTACCGTATGCTTCGCACGAACATCCAGTTTTCTTCTGTAGATGAGCCGATTGAGGTTATGATGGTCGCATCAGCTCAGGCGGGTGAAGGCAGGACGGTCACGATTAGCAATTTGGCTGTAACGTATGCGCAAGAGGGGAAAAAGGTGCTGGTCATGGACATGGATTTGCGCCGCTCTTCCTTGCACCACATGTTCGGCTTGCGTAACCATACCGGTCTGACGCGTGTCCTTGCCAACCAGCAGCCATGGCAGGAAGTGGTTCAGGAAACAGGGATCGATCATCTGTATACCATTACAGCCGGACCGACTCCGCCGAATCCGTCCGAAATGCTCAGTTCCCGCAGAATGAACGCTCTAATGTCTGAGCTGAAGGAGCATTATGATGTGATTTTAATGGATACGCCGCCATTGTTGTCCTTTCCAGATGGCCTCATTATAAGCGCCATGTGTGACGGAGTAATTTTGGTGGTGCAGGCAGGGAAGGTCAAAAAGGATCTCGTCAAGAAAGCGAAAGCCAATTTGGAAAGAGTAAAGGCACGTATTTTGGGCGTGGTGCTCAACAACGTGAAACGGTCGGATACTCGTGCGGAGCGCGGCATGGAGGAACGCAACCTGACATGA
- a CDS encoding sugar transferase, translated as MSSSHSNEAEALSTSVEVYSAAHGLERRQGLSVYPFVKRSMDIMLSFIGLIVLCPVFLLVILLIKLEDPRGSALFYQVRIGKNERPFRMIKFRSMVSDAEDRLSTLLLENEIEGAMFKMRDDPRITRIGRFLRRTSIDELPQLLNVLRGQMSLVGPRPPLPREVDDYTVRDKLRLTVTPGCTGLWQVSGRNHLSFNQMVELDLEYISRRSLRTDIIIMLKTFRVLLGSNDAY; from the coding sequence GTGTCTTCTTCCCACTCGAACGAGGCCGAAGCTTTGAGTACATCAGTGGAAGTGTATTCGGCCGCTCATGGGCTTGAACGTCGGCAAGGATTGAGCGTATATCCGTTCGTGAAGCGAAGTATGGACATCATGCTGTCGTTCATTGGATTAATCGTGCTGTGCCCGGTATTTCTGCTCGTGATTTTGCTGATTAAGCTGGAGGACCCGAGAGGAAGCGCGTTATTTTATCAAGTTCGTATTGGTAAAAATGAGCGGCCGTTTCGCATGATCAAATTTCGTTCCATGGTGTCCGATGCCGAGGACAGATTGTCCACGCTGCTGCTGGAAAATGAAATCGAAGGTGCAATGTTCAAAATGCGGGATGATCCACGCATCACCCGTATTGGGCGCTTCCTCCGCAGAACGAGCATTGATGAGCTGCCGCAACTGCTGAATGTACTACGTGGGCAGATGAGTCTGGTAGGGCCCAGACCCCCGCTGCCCAGAGAAGTCGATGATTATACGGTAAGGGATAAGCTGCGTCTGACGGTTACGCCAGGCTGTACCGGCCTATGGCAGGTCAGCGGTCGTAATCATCTGAGCTTTAACCAGATGGTAGAGCTGGATCTGGAATACATATCCAGACGCAGTTTACGCACGGATATTATCATCATGCTGAAAACGTTCCGGGTGCTATTGGGCTCCAACGATGCATATTAA
- a CDS encoding GDP-L-fucose synthase: MDLHSNIYVAGHNGLVGSAIVRALSKAGYRNLITRTSSELDLRNKEAVDRFFETESVDYVFLAAAKVGGILANNDYPADFIRDNLLIQTNVIDAAYRTNISKLLFLGSTCIYPKFAPQPLREEYLLTGELEPTNEAYAIAKIAGIKMCQSYNRQYGTRFISVMPTNLYGPGDNFDLQTSHVLPALIRKFHEAKLNQSPTVEVWGSGTPRREFLHSDDLAEACLFLMNSYEGNEIVNIGVGEDISIRELAERVKEVVGYEGEITFNTSAPDGTPRKLVDVSRISGLGWSARISLEEGLRSVYQAFQGLDLVEQ; encoded by the coding sequence ATGGATCTTCATTCCAACATATATGTAGCAGGGCACAACGGACTGGTGGGTTCCGCCATTGTTCGGGCATTGAGCAAAGCAGGCTACCGTAACCTGATCACTCGCACAAGCAGCGAGCTGGATCTGCGCAACAAGGAGGCTGTAGACCGCTTTTTCGAAACTGAGTCGGTGGACTATGTGTTTTTGGCAGCAGCCAAGGTTGGTGGGATTCTGGCGAACAACGATTACCCGGCCGATTTTATCCGTGACAATCTGCTCATCCAGACGAATGTGATAGACGCGGCATACCGGACGAATATAAGCAAGCTGCTATTTCTTGGGTCGACCTGTATTTATCCCAAATTTGCCCCGCAGCCGTTGCGGGAGGAATATCTGCTCACAGGTGAGCTGGAGCCTACGAATGAAGCCTATGCTATCGCTAAAATCGCCGGGATTAAAATGTGCCAGTCCTACAACCGTCAATATGGAACCCGTTTTATTTCGGTGATGCCTACGAATTTGTACGGTCCAGGCGACAATTTTGATCTCCAGACCTCTCATGTGCTGCCTGCGCTCATCCGCAAGTTTCACGAAGCCAAGCTGAATCAGTCCCCGACAGTCGAAGTATGGGGCTCCGGCACACCACGCCGTGAATTTCTTCATTCGGATGATTTGGCGGAAGCCTGTCTGTTCCTGATGAATAGCTATGAGGGAAATGAGATTGTGAACATCGGCGTTGGGGAGGATATTTCCATCCGGGAGCTGGCTGAACGGGTGAAGGAAGTCGTCGGTTATGAGGGGGAAATTACCTTTAACACGTCCGCTCCCGATGGCACACCGCGCAAGCTGGTGGATGTGTCCCGAATTTCCGGGCTGGGCTGGTCGGCGCGTATTTCACTGGAAGAGGGATTAAGGTCTGTGTATCAGGCATTTCAAGGTCTGGATCTGGTTGAACAATAA
- the gmd gene encoding GDP-mannose 4,6-dehydratase, with protein MKKALITGITGQDGSYLAELLLSKDYEVYGVRRRTSTPNFENVAHIQNDIHWLSGDMTDLASLIEAVRQSDPDEVYNLAAQSFVAASWPQPLATGQITALSVTNMLEAVRIAKPDTRFYQASSSEMFGKVLETPQTETTPFYPRSPYGVAKVYGHWITVNYRESFDMFACSGILFNHESPRRGLEFVTRKVTDAVARIKLGLQQELRMGNLDSLRDWGFAGDYVKAMWMMLQQDQPDDYVISTGEMHSVRELLQIAFSHAGLNYEDYVVIDPQFVRPAEVDLLLGDCAKAKEKLGWRVEVDFEQLIHMMVDTDLERVKRQAAVEASVVV; from the coding sequence ATGAAAAAAGCGCTGATCACAGGGATTACCGGACAGGACGGATCTTATCTGGCCGAGTTGCTGCTGTCCAAAGATTATGAGGTGTACGGGGTACGCAGACGCACCAGTACGCCGAACTTTGAAAATGTGGCACATATCCAGAATGACATTCATTGGCTTTCCGGCGATATGACCGATCTGGCTTCGCTCATCGAAGCCGTGCGTCAGTCTGACCCGGATGAGGTCTATAACCTGGCTGCCCAATCCTTCGTCGCGGCCTCATGGCCGCAGCCCTTGGCTACCGGGCAGATTACAGCGCTATCCGTCACCAATATGCTGGAGGCGGTACGGATTGCCAAGCCGGACACGCGCTTTTATCAGGCGTCGAGCAGTGAGATGTTCGGCAAGGTGTTGGAGACGCCGCAGACAGAAACGACCCCATTTTACCCGCGCAGCCCTTACGGTGTCGCCAAAGTGTACGGTCATTGGATCACGGTGAACTACCGCGAAAGCTTTGATATGTTTGCATGCTCAGGCATTTTGTTCAATCATGAATCGCCCCGCCGTGGGCTGGAGTTTGTAACACGCAAAGTGACGGACGCTGTAGCCCGTATCAAGCTGGGTTTGCAGCAGGAGCTGCGCATGGGGAATCTGGATTCGCTGCGGGACTGGGGTTTTGCGGGGGATTACGTTAAGGCAATGTGGATGATGCTCCAGCAGGATCAACCGGATGATTACGTCATTTCAACGGGAGAAATGCATTCCGTCCGCGAACTGCTGCAAATTGCCTTTTCCCATGCAGGTCTGAACTATGAGGATTATGTCGTCATTGATCCTCAGTTCGTCCGTCCGGCAGAGGTAGATCTACTGCTCGGCGATTGCGCCAAAGCAAAGGAAAAGCTGGGCTGGCGAGTGGAAGTAGACTTCGAACAGCTCATTCATATGATGGTGGATACAGACTTGGAGCGGGTAAAAAGGCAGGCTGCGGTCGAAGCTTCCGTCGTCGTGTAA
- a CDS encoding flippase: MTLVKNRAKSRRSLLANTSWLFGDKMIRMVFGLAVSIIMARVLGPEELGKWNYAESFFGMFLIFTTLGFDSILVRDLVKDPKDEQELLGTAILLKLAGTLVAIVLSCSFISLLRPEDSSVRLINLILATASVFQLFDIIDYWFRAQMLSKYTVIAKNTAFVLSSTVKIILLLSGVPIWVVALCAHGEFLLGSLILLYFFRKEERRMHKWTFSLTTARRIMNHSWPLILSSSAVYVQARIDQVIIGEMLGDAAVGQYSVALRLIEVLGFIPVVLTTAYAPVVTRSKMKGSDEYRQTLSNVYRLMFICFLVTSIPLFFLSQWVVVVLYGQEFTEAGSLLSLFAIRLFFTNFSVAKSLFITNENLFKYTLLTSIVGAVTNVALNYALIPLLGVRGSLVATILSFTISVFLLDLLFKEVKANLGWMMKSILTFWRVHITVPKVGENNHDTH, from the coding sequence ATGACATTAGTCAAAAATCGCGCCAAATCGCGCAGAAGTCTGCTGGCGAATACGTCTTGGCTGTTCGGTGACAAGATGATCCGCATGGTGTTTGGGCTGGCGGTCAGCATTATCATGGCGAGAGTGCTCGGACCGGAGGAGCTGGGGAAGTGGAATTATGCGGAATCTTTTTTCGGGATGTTTCTGATTTTCACGACTCTTGGCTTTGATTCTATATTGGTGCGCGATCTCGTCAAGGACCCCAAGGATGAGCAGGAGTTATTGGGTACGGCGATTCTGCTGAAGCTGGCGGGTACTTTGGTAGCCATTGTCTTGTCATGCTCCTTCATTTCGCTGCTCAGACCGGAGGATAGTTCCGTACGGTTGATCAATCTGATCCTGGCAACAGCCTCGGTGTTTCAGTTGTTTGATATCATCGACTACTGGTTCCGGGCGCAAATGTTGTCCAAATACACCGTCATTGCCAAGAACACAGCCTTTGTCCTCAGCTCCACCGTTAAAATCATTTTATTGCTGTCCGGTGTCCCCATATGGGTGGTGGCGCTGTGCGCTCATGGCGAGTTTCTGCTGGGAAGTCTGATTCTGCTGTATTTCTTCCGTAAGGAAGAACGGCGTATGCACAAGTGGACGTTCAGCCTAACCACAGCACGACGAATCATGAATCACAGTTGGCCGCTTATTTTGTCATCCTCCGCTGTATATGTACAGGCACGGATCGATCAGGTCATTATCGGCGAGATGCTGGGGGATGCGGCGGTGGGGCAATATTCTGTTGCGCTCCGTCTTATTGAAGTGCTGGGCTTCATTCCGGTCGTTCTTACCACAGCATATGCCCCGGTGGTGACCCGTTCCAAGATGAAAGGGAGCGACGAATACAGACAGACGTTGTCCAACGTGTATCGGCTGATGTTTATCTGCTTTCTTGTGACCTCAATACCATTATTTTTTCTGTCCCAATGGGTGGTGGTCGTGCTGTATGGGCAGGAATTTACCGAGGCAGGCTCGTTGCTGTCGCTGTTTGCGATTCGTTTGTTTTTCACCAATTTCAGTGTTGCCAAAAGCTTGTTTATCACGAATGAAAATTTGTTCAAATATACGCTGCTGACCTCGATCGTGGGTGCGGTGACGAATGTGGCTTTAAATTATGCGCTTATCCCGTTACTTGGTGTTCGAGGTTCGTTGGTGGCGACCATCTTGTCTTTTACGATATCTGTATTTCTATTAGATTTGCTATTTAAAGAAGTAAAAGCCAATTTGGGCTGGATGATGAAGTCGATCCTGACCTTCTGGCGTGTTCATATTACAGTACCGAAAGTTGGAGAGAACAATCATGATACCCATTAA